The Bacillus sp. Y1 genome includes the window AGCTTAAACATGTATCCTCACCCCCTAAAATAATGATGTTCCACTTAATTTTTTTGTAATCTTATTAGCAGAAAGAAGAAGAATAAAAGCAATAATTGCTTTCAGTAATCCAACAGCTGTTGCATAAGAGTACCTAGCATTCTGAATACCCATCTGGTAGACGTAAGTATCAATAACATTTGATGCGCTTTCATTTAAGGAGTTTCGAAGAATTAATATTTGATCAAAGTTCGAATTTAAGACACCGCTTACAGCAAGAATGAAAAGGATTGTGATCGTCGGACGGATGGATGGCAATGTGATGTACCACATCTTTTGGAAACGATTTGCTCCATCAATCGTAGCAGATTCATATAGTTCCGTTGATACACCCGCAATTGCTGCAAGATAAATGATCGCTGACCAACCTAACTCTTTCCAAATATCTGATAGAATGATGATAGTCCAGAAGTTATCGGGCTCAGCAAGGAAATTGGTTCTTTCACTGATTAACCCAAGACCTAGTACTATATCATTAATCACACCGATATCGGCAAGCCATGTTGTCAGAATTCCTCCAAGGACTACCCATGATATAAAGTGAGGCAAGTACGAAATCGTTTGTACCGCCTTCTTGAGCTTTAATGAAGTAAGTTCATTTAATAAAAGAGCAAAAACAATTGGAAGTGGAAACCCAATTAACAATTTAATTAAGCTGATTCCAAGTGTATTTTTTAAAACAATCCAGAAATTCTCATCTTGCAGGAATTCTTTAAACTGCATCAACCCAACCCAAGGTGCTTCAGAAATTGTTTTGATCACACTGTATTCCTTAAAAGCAATGATCAACCCATACATTGGTATATAGTTGAAAACAAACATCCAAACTACACCTAGCAAAGCCATTACCTGCAAATATTTTTGAGAAATGATTGTCTTTTTAATCTTTTTGTATTTTTCTTTTTTTGTGGGCTTTTCCCTAATGGTGCCACTGTCTTGTTGTTCGACTGACTGCTGTACCTTGACTTCCATTTCTTTCACCGCCTAAGCTGCTTTTGTCTTTCCTATACTTTTATATTAAGAAAAAGGACTAGTATTTATAAGCCATGAAATTTTGCTTATGGTACCAATTTTTTAGATTTTGGTTTAAAGGTAGAAATGTTGGTATCATCATGATGTTATCGTTTTCATATGTCGAGGGGGACGGATCTTCCGACACAAAAAAGAAGCAGGATTCCTTTTTTCAGGAGTCCTGCTTCTTTTATTCAGTCTGAATCAATAATCTTGGCCACTTCTTGACAGCGAGCCTTGCATTTTCCCTTTTAAAACAACTCCAGATTGTTTTAAAATTTAGTTTTGAAACCAATTTTTAAGGGTATTTTTGTTCTTTAAATCTTATTTTGTTTTTTAAGAATTGTTTTGTATATCAACATTTTTATAGTGGAACAATTCCAACCGGATTAACCGCATTGGACTTAGATGCATTCCATCCACCACGGTGAAGTTCGAAGTGTAAATGCTGGCCATAGGAATCACCTGTGTTACCCATGTTTCCAATGAACTGACCTTTAGACACGACTTGTCCTTCACCAACAGCACGGCTGCTCATATGAGCGTACACCGTTGTATACGTTTGACCGTTAATAGAGTGGGCAATAAATACCGCATTTCCGTAGCTAGATGAATAATACGAGCGAATAACTACACCGTCAGCTGCGGATACAATTGGAACCGTTCCTTTCGCTGCAAGATCGACCCCTGCATGCAATTTACCCCAACGAACACCAAATCCTGAGGATAGGTAACCCGCTGATGGTCTTGTGAAAGATCCACCCGATACAGCTGGAGCTGAAACGGAACTTCCTCCGCCGCTACTTTCTGTACTACCGCCGCCTGACGAATTGTTTGCTGCAGCTGCTGCAGCCGCCGCTGCTGCAGCTGCAGCAGCCGCTTGGCGTTCTTGCTCCATTTGAATGGCTTTTTGCATCGCAGCTGCTTGATTAGCTAGAATCGATTGCTCTTCTGCTAACGCCATTTTATGGTTATGAAGTTCAGTCTCTTCTTGTTGAAGAGAGGCCATTAACTTGTCCTTTTCAGCCTTTTGTGATTCAAGGCTCTGCTTCATTCCTTCGAGATCAGCAAGCATTTTTTCTAATCCAGCAAGCTTGTCCTCTACTTCTTTTTTCTTCGCTTCTAGTTCTTCTTTATCTGCTTGATGCTCTCTTAAAATATCTTGGTCAGCTTCCACAATGGTTGCTACCGCACTCATGCGGTCGATAAAGTCTGAAAAGCTCTGTGCTCCCATCAATACATCAATATAACTAACCATACTTCCGTTTTCCTGGAAGTTACGAGCACGGTCCTTTAGCAATTCATTTCTCTTGGCAATACGTTCTTCTAGAACAACGATTTCTGCTTTTAACGTTTCAATTTCAGCCTTTGTATTCTCAATTTCTACGTTTTTTTCAGCAATCTTATTTTCTGTATCAGTTACCTTCATATCAATCTCTTTAATTTGAGCTTGAATATTATCCTGTTGGGCTTGATTTTCAGAAAGCTTTTGTTCCGCTTCCTCTAGCTGTGAATCTACTTCTGATTTTTCGTCTTGAATTTGGCTCTTTTCTTCCTGAAGGTTTTCGATTGTATTCGCCTTTACTGGAGAGATAAGAACACTTCCGAAACCTATTGCAGCAGCAAGTGTGACATATGTTATCTGTTTTTTCACTCCGATTTCTCCTTCCAAATGCTAAGTTAGTCGTTCGATAGACAGATAGATTCTAGTCTATTAATCTAGTCATTTTTTATGTAGAAAAGGAACAACACACATTCCTTTTCCTTATATTTTTAAGAATTTACGTACGGACATTAAGCTTCCCCAAATTCCAATAAAGGCTCCCATGATCACAAGGATTCCAGCCACTTGGAAAATAAATGGATTCACATCTAATATTTGAATAAAATTGCCCTCTAATCTTGGTGCGATATAATCATATGCCTTTGTATATAACACGGAAATCATCGCGATTGGAATAATCGAACCCAGTACTCCGAGCATTAGTCCTTCTAGGAAAAACGGCCAACGAATAAACGAGTTCGTTGCTCCCACTAAGCGCATAATTTCAATTTCACGTCTACGAGCAATAATCGTAATTTTAATCGTGTTAGAAATGAGGAACATCGCTGTAAAAAGCAAACCAACAATTAGCACAAGACCTACGTTGCGGCTGACAGATAAAAAGCTAAATAGCTTTTCAACAGAGCCTTGTCCATATTTCACCTTTGTGGTGTATTCAAATTTATCAATTTGTTTCGCGACATTCATCGTATCAGTAGGATTTTTCGCTTTGACGATAAAGACATCATTTAAAGGATTGTCTTGCTCAAAAAGGTTAAATACTTCCCCTTCTTCTCCAAGACTTGCAATTAAATTATCAAGTTCGTCCTCTTTTGCAGAGAAGGTGACACTTTCCACTTTCGAGAGACTCTTAATCTGTTCCTCAAGCGCTGCTTGGTCTTCTTTCGTTGCTGCAATATCTATATGAACGCGGATTTCCACGTCTTCTTCAATCGAATCGGCTACCTTATTCAGGTTCATCATAATTACTAAAAACACGCCAACAAGAATCAAAGTGACCGTTACGGCACTAACAGATGCAAATGTCATCCAGCCGTTACGACCAAGATTTTTGACGCTTTCTTTCATGTGACGACGGATCGTTCTAGCTTTCATAGCCGTAGTCACCTCGCATTTGATCTCTAACAATTTTTCCACTTTCAATCGCAATCACTCGATGCTTAATCGTGTTAACAATATCTTTATTATGAGTCGCCATCACGATGGTTGTCCCTCTTGTGTTAATCTCTTCAAAGATATTCATAATTTCCCAAGAAGTCTCAGGATCAAGATTCCCTGTCGGCTCATCGGCAATCACAAGCTTGGGTGCATTTACAATCGAACGGGCAATAGAAATACGCTGTTGCTCTCCACCAGATAGCTCGGTTGGAAGCATTCTCGCTTTATGCTTTAAGCCAACGAGATCCAACGTCTCCATTACTCGCTTCTTTATATATTTCGGCTGTTCTTCGATAACTTCAAGTGCAAACGCGACATTTTCATACACATTCAACGTCGGAAGTAGCTTAAAGTCTTGGAAAACCACACCAATATTTCTTCGTAACAGTGGAACTTTTGAGGGTCTAAGGGTGGCAAGATTGATTCCATTAATCATAATCGAACCTTTTGTGGGCTTTTCCTCGCGGTACATCATTTTAATAAAAGTGGACTTTCCCGCACCACTTGGCCCAACCACATACACAAACTCACCTTGCTGTATATCTACATCTATACCATTAGCGGCAGTAACGCCGTTTGGATATTTTTTATATACTTCTTTCATTTGTATCATTTAATTATCACCTAAATTGTTTTTGTCATATCTATCAATTGGCCTTTGAATGTTGGTTACATTATATGGATGATGCTCAAATGAATTATCGTCGAAATTCGACAAAAGTTGACCGCTACATTAGACAGTATTCTTCATAAATCACATACAAGAAACATTATAGCACTATCCTAATACAAAAAGTTCTATAAAAATATTACATTTTCTTTTCAAGTATTGTCATATTATGGTGAGAGTTGGAAATAGTCATTATATGATTCGACATTATTGGCGGAATCCCTCTATTAAATGAGGGGGATTTGTTGTGGAATTTTGTATTTTTGTGGTGGTTTATTATGTAGAGGTAGACTTTGAGGGAGGCTATCAGTGAGTTTTGGTGATCTATCCGCGGGTTTTGTGGTTCCATCCGCGACCTTTGGCATTCTATCCGTGACTTTTGTGGTTCTAACCGCGAGATTCTGGTTTTTATCCCCGATCACCAAAAACAAAAAACGCCCACCAGGACGTTTTTCATCTACCATTATTTCTTTCCAGCTAACCATTCAGCAACAGTGGAAGCATCTTCGCCTTGTAGAAGTCCCTTTGGCATTGCGCCCTGGCCATTTGCAATTACATTTTCAATATCTTCTTTTGATAGACTAGCACCGATGGCATCAAGCTTCGGTCCTACTCCTCCTTCGAGGTTTCCACCGTGACAGCTTGAGCATTTTTGCCCGTAAAGCTTTTCAGCGTCTCCGCCACTAGCTGTTGTGCTGTCATCGCTTGCTTCCTCACCGCCGCCACATGCAGCTAGTACAAATAAGGTTCCCATCAATAGTGCAAGAAGCTTCTTTTTCATCCAAACTCCCCCCTAAGGAAAAAAATACATAGTCGGTAATATTATACCAAGACTAGGCGCGTTTGAAACCCTCACCGAGCACCTCGGAAGCATCCATAACGATGACAAATGCAGACGGGTCAATGGTTTTCACTAGTTGTTTCAATTTCGTGAACTCTGTTTGGTGCACGACGCACATAAGGATTGGCCGCTCGTGATCAGTATAACCACCGTATGCTGATAGTTTTGTCACACCACGGTCGATTTTATTCAGAATGCATTCTCGTACTTCCGCCTGATGGTTCGTTATAATCATGGCCATCTTAGAACGACCAAGACCAACTTGTACCAGGTCAATCGTTTTCGTTGTTACATACAAGGCAATCAATGCATACAAGCCTCGTTCAATATCAAACACAATCGCAGCAGATAGAACAATTAGTCCATCAATAATTGCCACGCAGGTGCCAAGTGTAAGCCCTGTGTATTTGTTAATAATCTGAGCGGCGAGATCCGTTCCACCGGTTGACGCCTTTCCGCGGAACACGATTCCTAATCCAAGCCCCACTCCAATTCCTCCAAACAACGCTCCGAGTAGTGGATCATTCGTCCAAGGTTCGTAATCATTCGTAAAAAAAACAACCAATGGCAGGAAAATAGTTCCTACCAGCGTTTTTACACCAAAATTCTTCCCTAGTAAAAGAACACCAGCAATAAATAAAGGAATATTAAAAGTCCACTGAACAATAGCTGGTTCAAATCCAAATAGAGAATAAAGAATGGTTGATATCCCACTTACCCCACCAGAGGCAATTTGATTGGGTAATAAAAATAAGTTAAAGGCAACCGCCACAATTGCTGATCCGATTAGTACATATATGTATTCTAAAAATACTTCTGCCTTCGGATGGACTCCAGATGTCTTTTTTCGATTCATTAACAGTGTCTCCTTTACCAACCTCTATTTCAATAACTAGGCGAGTATAGCATGGAGGAAAAATGTTGTAAATGCCAGTGTACCAACGTGTTAAAGGGCTAAAAAACCTTCTTATTAATATGTACAAAATAAGACCGGGCATTCACCATGCTCGGTCTTATTACTGTTTATTCACGATTCCAACCGCGATCGTTTCAAGAAACGGACGAACGCTTGTCGATCGATTTTTGGCATATCGGATCATCATAATCACATCATGTAGCTCTTGTGGGGTTAAAAGCTCAATTGACCATTCCACAAATTCTTCGTTTGAAATGGTGTAGTTTTCAGTAGGAACTTTAA containing:
- the cccB gene encoding cytochrome c551, whose product is MKKKLLALLMGTLFVLAACGGGEEASDDSTTASGGDAEKLYGQKCSSCHGGNLEGGVGPKLDAIGASLSKEDIENVIANGQGAMPKGLLQGEDASTVAEWLAGKK
- the ftsX gene encoding permease-like cell division protein FtsX, producing MKARTIRRHMKESVKNLGRNGWMTFASVSAVTVTLILVGVFLVIMMNLNKVADSIEEDVEIRVHIDIAATKEDQAALEEQIKSLSKVESVTFSAKEDELDNLIASLGEEGEVFNLFEQDNPLNDVFIVKAKNPTDTMNVAKQIDKFEYTTKVKYGQGSVEKLFSFLSVSRNVGLVLIVGLLFTAMFLISNTIKITIIARRREIEIMRLVGATNSFIRWPFFLEGLMLGVLGSIIPIAMISVLYTKAYDYIAPRLEGNFIQILDVNPFIFQVAGILVIMGAFIGIWGSLMSVRKFLKI
- a CDS encoding ABC transporter permease yields the protein MEVKVQQSVEQQDSGTIREKPTKKEKYKKIKKTIISQKYLQVMALLGVVWMFVFNYIPMYGLIIAFKEYSVIKTISEAPWVGLMQFKEFLQDENFWIVLKNTLGISLIKLLIGFPLPIVFALLLNELTSLKLKKAVQTISYLPHFISWVVLGGILTTWLADIGVINDIVLGLGLISERTNFLAEPDNFWTIIILSDIWKELGWSAIIYLAAIAGVSTELYESATIDGANRFQKMWYITLPSIRPTITILFILAVSGVLNSNFDQILILRNSLNESASNVIDTYVYQMGIQNARYSYATAVGLLKAIIAFILLLSANKITKKLSGTSLF
- a CDS encoding murein hydrolase activator EnvC family protein yields the protein MKKQITYVTLAAAIGFGSVLISPVKANTIENLQEEKSQIQDEKSEVDSQLEEAEQKLSENQAQQDNIQAQIKEIDMKVTDTENKIAEKNVEIENTKAEIETLKAEIVVLEERIAKRNELLKDRARNFQENGSMVSYIDVLMGAQSFSDFIDRMSAVATIVEADQDILREHQADKEELEAKKKEVEDKLAGLEKMLADLEGMKQSLESQKAEKDKLMASLQQEETELHNHKMALAEEQSILANQAAAMQKAIQMEQERQAAAAAAAAAAAAAAANNSSGGGSTESSGGGSSVSAPAVSGGSFTRPSAGYLSSGFGVRWGKLHAGVDLAAKGTVPIVSAADGVVIRSYYSSSYGNAVFIAHSINGQTYTTVYAHMSSRAVGEGQVVSKGQFIGNMGNTGDSYGQHLHFELHRGGWNASKSNAVNPVGIVPL
- a CDS encoding YitT family protein — translated: MNRKKTSGVHPKAEVFLEYIYVLIGSAIVAVAFNLFLLPNQIASGGVSGISTILYSLFGFEPAIVQWTFNIPLFIAGVLLLGKNFGVKTLVGTIFLPLVVFFTNDYEPWTNDPLLGALFGGIGVGLGLGIVFRGKASTGGTDLAAQIINKYTGLTLGTCVAIIDGLIVLSAAIVFDIERGLYALIALYVTTKTIDLVQVGLGRSKMAMIITNHQAEVRECILNKIDRGVTKLSAYGGYTDHERPILMCVVHQTEFTKLKQLVKTIDPSAFVIVMDASEVLGEGFKRA
- the ftsE gene encoding cell division ATP-binding protein FtsE produces the protein MIQMKEVYKKYPNGVTAANGIDVDIQQGEFVYVVGPSGAGKSTFIKMMYREEKPTKGSIMINGINLATLRPSKVPLLRRNIGVVFQDFKLLPTLNVYENVAFALEVIEEQPKYIKKRVMETLDLVGLKHKARMLPTELSGGEQQRISIARSIVNAPKLVIADEPTGNLDPETSWEIMNIFEEINTRGTTIVMATHNKDIVNTIKHRVIAIESGKIVRDQMRGDYGYES